From a region of the Streptacidiphilus albus JL83 genome:
- a CDS encoding FMN-binding negative transcriptional regulator has protein sequence MLINPWDRGADQEWRDWLSTRDFGLLAANGTDGGAPVLVPTPFLYTGGDEVLLHLARPNPVWAAIEANPRLTLAVTDDDAFVPGPWRPPADTPPEHGVPTAYYASVHLVGTATVIDDPAEKAALLDLQLARFQPETPLAPIVPGQAPFGRMLSGIRGLRLALTEVRPKFKYDDKKDTGTQTSVAERLAERGRPRDGGAREQLLRRRDARSGS, from the coding sequence GTGCTGATCAACCCCTGGGACCGGGGAGCCGACCAGGAGTGGCGCGACTGGCTGTCGACCCGCGACTTCGGCCTGCTCGCCGCCAACGGTACCGACGGCGGCGCGCCCGTCCTCGTCCCCACGCCCTTCCTCTACACCGGCGGCGACGAGGTGCTGCTCCACCTCGCCCGCCCCAACCCGGTCTGGGCCGCGATCGAGGCGAACCCGCGGCTCACCCTGGCGGTGACCGACGACGACGCGTTCGTCCCCGGCCCCTGGCGGCCCCCGGCCGACACCCCGCCCGAGCACGGCGTGCCCACCGCCTACTACGCCTCGGTCCACCTGGTCGGCACCGCCACCGTCATCGACGACCCGGCGGAGAAGGCGGCCCTGCTGGACCTGCAGCTCGCCCGCTTCCAGCCGGAGACCCCGCTGGCCCCGATCGTGCCGGGACAGGCGCCCTTCGGACGGATGCTCTCCGGAATCCGCGGCCTGCGCCTCGCCCTGACCGAGGTACGGCCGAAGTTCAAGTACGACGACAAGAAGGACACCGGGACGCAGACCTCCGTCGCCGAGCGGCTGGCCGAGCGCGGACGCCCGCGCGACGGCGGCGCCCGCGAGCAGCTGCTGCGCCGCCGGGACGCCCGCTCCGGCTCCTGA
- a CDS encoding sugar porter family MFS transporter, whose product MPLPPAARSTPREPPLSSTTKTPPAGEANLGHIIFIAAAAAMGGFLFGYDSSVISGAVTGIQHHFKVGNGETALVVSSALLGSAVGAACAGTMADRIGRIKVMQIAGILFAISGAGSMFPPNMWVLGTWRVIGGLAIGMASVIAPAYIAEVAPAAVRGRLASFQQAAIVLGIFISQLVNYALNEGAGGSPNDHIAGIQAWQWMLGVETIPALIYFLMSFAIPESPRFLISAGKPDRARAILADLEDPGTDLDARIDEIRTVIHSEHKSTLRDLLGGRFGLMPIVWIGIGASVFQQFVGINVIFYYSSLLWQSVGINASNSLLISVSTSLVNIVGTVIAVVLVDRVGRRPLALAGSAGMAVALGVAAWAFSYRHGTGTTATLPNLQATVALVAAHVFVLCFAFSWGVVVWVLLGEMFPNRIRALALSVAASAQWIANWAITVSFPTMSDWNLSATYVIYACFALLSIPFVYFFVRETKGRTLESMG is encoded by the coding sequence GTGCCGCTGCCACCGGCGGCCCGCAGCACACCCCGGGAGCCTCCACTGTCCAGTACGACGAAGACCCCACCGGCCGGAGAGGCCAATCTCGGGCACATCATCTTCATCGCAGCCGCCGCCGCCATGGGCGGCTTCCTCTTCGGCTACGACAGCTCGGTGATCAGCGGTGCCGTGACCGGCATCCAGCACCACTTCAAGGTCGGCAACGGCGAGACCGCACTGGTCGTCTCCTCCGCCCTGCTCGGCTCGGCGGTCGGCGCGGCCTGCGCCGGGACCATGGCCGACCGGATCGGCCGGATCAAGGTCATGCAGATCGCCGGCATCCTCTTCGCCATCAGCGGCGCCGGGTCGATGTTCCCGCCGAACATGTGGGTCCTCGGCACCTGGCGCGTGATCGGCGGCCTCGCCATCGGCATGGCCTCGGTGATCGCCCCCGCCTACATCGCCGAGGTCGCCCCGGCCGCGGTGCGCGGACGGCTCGCCTCCTTCCAGCAGGCCGCGATCGTGCTCGGGATCTTCATCTCCCAGCTGGTCAACTACGCGCTCAACGAGGGCGCCGGCGGCAGCCCCAACGACCACATCGCCGGCATCCAGGCCTGGCAGTGGATGCTCGGGGTGGAGACCATCCCGGCGCTCATCTACTTCCTGATGTCCTTCGCCATCCCGGAGTCCCCCCGCTTCCTGATCTCCGCGGGCAAGCCGGACCGCGCCCGCGCGATCCTGGCCGACCTGGAGGACCCGGGCACCGACCTCGACGCCCGGATCGACGAGATCCGCACCGTCATCCACTCGGAGCACAAGAGCACCCTGCGGGACCTCCTCGGCGGCCGGTTCGGCCTGATGCCCATCGTCTGGATCGGCATCGGCGCCTCGGTGTTCCAGCAGTTCGTCGGCATCAACGTGATCTTCTACTACTCCTCGCTGCTCTGGCAGTCGGTCGGCATCAACGCCAGCAACTCGCTGCTGATCAGCGTCTCCACCTCGCTGGTCAACATCGTCGGCACGGTCATCGCGGTGGTCCTGGTCGACCGGGTCGGCCGCCGCCCGCTGGCACTGGCCGGCTCGGCCGGGATGGCCGTCGCCCTCGGCGTCGCCGCCTGGGCCTTCTCCTACCGCCACGGCACCGGGACGACGGCGACCCTGCCGAACCTCCAGGCGACGGTGGCGCTGGTCGCCGCCCACGTCTTCGTCCTCTGCTTCGCCTTCTCCTGGGGCGTGGTGGTCTGGGTCCTGCTCGGCGAGATGTTCCCCAACAGGATCCGGGCGCTGGCGCTCTCGGTCGCGGCCTCCGCCCAGTGGATCGCCAACTGGGCCATCACCGTCAGCTTCCCGACCATGTCGGACTGGAACCTCTCGGCCACCTACGTCATCTACGCCTGCTTCGCCCTGCTGTCGATCCCGTTCGTCTACTTCTTCGTCCGCGAGACCAAGGGCCGGACCCTGGAGTCGATGGGCTGA
- a CDS encoding Clp protease N-terminal domain-containing protein — MSPDLHLIELREPVTAHVDAGTLSRVAARARRRAVRAGDGEVDTGHLLHALLESDDRVLGLAAPLPAQATRLMGYLVQRSIGFGRAWKSDEGVELRRLGDHATLRWSTPAEDALQQAARAALVRPGTAEADALDLLAALAEDPRSRATEIMRGAGVDPEAVAARVRTAVAGEPEGELDAEVRSEAG, encoded by the coding sequence GTGTCACCAGACCTGCACCTGATCGAACTGCGTGAGCCGGTCACGGCCCACGTCGACGCCGGTACGCTCAGCCGAGTCGCCGCCAGGGCCCGACGCCGCGCGGTGCGCGCGGGGGACGGCGAGGTGGACACCGGCCATCTGCTGCACGCACTGCTCGAATCGGACGACCGGGTGCTCGGCCTCGCCGCGCCACTGCCCGCGCAGGCCACCCGGCTGATGGGCTACCTCGTCCAGCGGAGCATCGGCTTCGGCCGTGCCTGGAAGTCGGACGAAGGGGTCGAGCTCCGTCGGCTCGGCGACCACGCCACCCTGCGCTGGAGCACCCCGGCCGAGGACGCGCTGCAGCAGGCGGCCAGAGCCGCGCTGGTGCGCCCGGGCACGGCGGAGGCGGATGCGCTGGACCTGCTCGCCGCGCTGGCGGAGGACCCGCGGAGCCGGGCCACCGAGATCATGCGCGGCGCCGGGGTGGACCCGGAGGCCGTGGCTGCCCGCGTCCGCACCGCGGTCGCGGGCGAGCCGGAGGGCGAGCTGGACGCCGAGGTCCGTTCCGAGGCGGGCTGA
- a CDS encoding PadR family transcriptional regulator, which produces MRSGIPFDAAQPGRTGRGGRGERGHRGRGPRPEYREAFGGFGPPPGGGFGPGPGPFGPGFGPFGHGGGPRGRGGRHGGRARRGDVRASILALLKDRPMHGYEMIREIAERSGGSWRPSPGSVYPTLQMLEEEGLVSGEETGGKRLFSLTETGRTEAEAGPDAPWEEAGQGEHWGVVREFAQAEGAVRDALRQVVTTGTPEQRAKALAVLADARKKLYLILAEEV; this is translated from the coding sequence ATGCGATCGGGAATCCCCTTTGATGCAGCTCAGCCCGGCCGGACCGGCCGTGGCGGGCGTGGAGAACGCGGGCACCGGGGCCGTGGCCCCCGCCCGGAGTACCGCGAGGCCTTCGGTGGCTTCGGACCGCCCCCCGGGGGCGGCTTCGGTCCTGGCCCCGGCCCCTTCGGGCCCGGCTTCGGACCCTTCGGCCACGGCGGCGGACCGCGCGGGCGCGGTGGCCGTCACGGTGGCCGGGCGCGCCGCGGCGACGTGCGCGCCTCCATCCTGGCCCTGCTGAAGGACCGCCCCATGCACGGCTACGAGATGATCCGCGAGATCGCGGAGCGCTCCGGCGGCAGCTGGCGGCCCAGTCCGGGCTCGGTCTACCCCACCCTCCAGATGCTGGAGGAGGAGGGCCTCGTGAGTGGCGAGGAGACCGGTGGCAAGCGGCTGTTCAGCCTCACCGAGACGGGCCGTACCGAGGCCGAGGCCGGCCCGGACGCCCCCTGGGAGGAGGCCGGACAGGGCGAGCACTGGGGCGTCGTCCGCGAGTTCGCCCAGGCCGAGGGCGCCGTCCGCGACGCCCTGCGCCAGGTCGTCACGACCGGGACGCCGGAGCAGCGGGCCAAGGCGCTCGCGGTGCTGGCCGACGCCCGCAAGAAGCTCTACCTGATCCTCGCCGAAGAGGTCTGA
- a CDS encoding TnsA-like heteromeric transposase endonuclease subunit, translating to MGEPLRVPQVGGDVSDVGISFVDAEGAVRSGSLAGLWNEPFEMARPARRFVAFKGQRNFTGEYWAATSRALVGYESWVERDAVMALDFEPSVEGMASQPFRLAWNQDGREHGHTPDYFARLADGSGVVVDVRPGALVDEESATVFAFTGRVCEAVGWQFRLVGELGEPFRSNLRWLARYRHSRCHRVEPAEALREVFAVPRALFAGAELVGDRIAVLPVLYHLLWRQELMVDLASAPLGAGSLVCVTGRRRT from the coding sequence GTGGGCGAGCCCCTGAGAGTCCCCCAGGTCGGGGGTGACGTGTCGGATGTCGGCATCTCGTTCGTCGACGCCGAAGGCGCCGTCCGGTCGGGTTCGCTCGCGGGCTTGTGGAACGAGCCCTTCGAGATGGCTCGCCCAGCGAGAAGGTTCGTTGCGTTCAAGGGGCAGCGGAACTTCACGGGCGAGTACTGGGCTGCGACGTCGAGGGCTCTGGTGGGCTACGAGTCCTGGGTGGAGCGGGATGCGGTGATGGCGTTGGACTTCGAGCCGTCGGTCGAAGGGATGGCGTCGCAGCCCTTCCGGCTCGCGTGGAATCAGGACGGGCGGGAGCACGGGCATACCCCGGACTACTTCGCGCGCCTGGCCGATGGCAGCGGGGTGGTCGTCGATGTCCGCCCGGGGGCATTGGTGGACGAGGAGTCGGCGACGGTCTTCGCGTTCACAGGGCGGGTCTGTGAGGCGGTGGGCTGGCAGTTTCGACTGGTCGGGGAGCTGGGTGAGCCCTTTCGGTCGAACCTGCGCTGGCTGGCGCGGTACCGGCACTCCCGTTGTCATCGGGTGGAGCCGGCTGAGGCCCTGCGGGAGGTGTTCGCGGTCCCGCGGGCGCTGTTTGCCGGTGCAGAGCTGGTCGGGGACCGGATCGCGGTCCTGCCCGTGCTCTACCACCTTTTGTGGCGGCAGGAACTGATGGTGGATCTGGCATCGGCCCCGCTGGGGGCCGGCAGCTTGGTCTGCGTCACTGGAAGGCGGCGGACGTGA